Proteins encoded in a region of the Lysobacterales bacterium genome:
- a CDS encoding rod shape-determining protein → MFKSLRGVFSNDLSIDLGTANTLVYTRGQGIVLNEPSVVAIRQDRGPGGPRAVAAVGWEAKRMLGRTPGNIVTIRPMKDGVIADFTMAEQMLQQFIKKVHKSRFLRPSPRVLICVPYGSTQVERRAIKESAENAGARDVYLIEEPMAAAIGAGIPVHEARGSMVVDIGGGTSEVAVISLNGIVYAASVRIGGDKFDEAIINYVRRNHGTLIGESTAERIKIEIGCAYPQSDVREIEVSGRNLAEGVPRMFTINANEILEALHEPLAGIVGAIRAALEQTPPELCSDVAERGIVLTGGGALLKDLDRLISEETGLAVHVADDPLTCVARGGGRALELIDLHGSEFFSPE, encoded by the coding sequence ATGTTCAAGAGCCTGCGCGGCGTCTTCTCGAACGATCTTTCGATCGATCTCGGCACTGCCAATACCCTCGTCTATACCCGCGGTCAGGGCATCGTCCTGAACGAACCCTCGGTCGTCGCCATTCGTCAGGACCGCGGTCCCGGCGGCCCCCGTGCCGTCGCTGCAGTGGGTTGGGAAGCCAAGCGCATGCTGGGCCGTACCCCCGGCAACATCGTCACCATCCGTCCGATGAAGGATGGTGTCATCGCCGACTTCACGATGGCCGAGCAGATGCTGCAGCAGTTCATCAAGAAGGTGCACAAGTCGCGCTTCCTGCGACCGAGCCCGCGCGTGCTGATCTGCGTGCCCTACGGTTCTACCCAGGTGGAGCGTCGTGCGATCAAGGAATCGGCCGAGAATGCCGGTGCCCGCGATGTCTACCTGATCGAGGAGCCGATGGCGGCCGCCATCGGTGCCGGCATTCCGGTGCACGAGGCGCGCGGCTCGATGGTCGTCGACATCGGCGGCGGCACCTCGGAAGTCGCGGTGATCTCGTTGAACGGCATCGTCTACGCCGCGTCGGTGCGCATCGGCGGCGACAAGTTCGACGAAGCCATCATCAACTACGTGCGCCGCAACCACGGCACCCTGATCGGCGAATCCACGGCCGAGCGCATCAAGATCGAGATCGGTTGCGCTTACCCGCAGTCGGACGTGCGCGAGATCGAAGTCTCCGGCCGCAATCTCGCCGAAGGCGTGCCGCGCATGTTCACGATCAATGCCAACGAGATCCTCGAAGCCCTGCACGAGCCGCTGGCCGGCATCGTCGGTGCGATCCGCGCCGCGCTCGAACAGACGCCGCCGGAACTGTGCTCGGACGTGGCCGAACGCGGCATCGTGCTGACCGGTGGTGGCGCCCTGCTCAAGGATCTCGATCGCCTGATCTCGGAAGAGACCGGTCTCGCCGTGCATGTCGCCGACGATCCGCTGACCTGCGTCGCCCGTGGTGGCGGCCGTGCACTCGAGTTGATCGACCTGCACGGCAGCGAATTCTTCTCGCCGGAATAA
- a CDS encoding sulfotransferase produces MVSASTAETTDDLRVALTHARSLLSQSPALAAEQAREILRVVPGQSDAELLLAGALRRIGDLDHARALLHPLRQKYPRSAPIWLEWGELCACAGEDEIAARALKRAVDLDPGLVRGWLALADHCSATEDARGAAVAYAQFLRHSTRDPELLRAAEALCANQIPDAEHLLRVRLYKAPTDVAAIRMLAEVAARLGRHDDAEHLLARCLELSPQFAAARQQYAMLLHRNNKPQLALAQIDWLQREDPGNASVSNLKAAVLCRTGDYGPAIDIYRDLVRQFPNQAKLFLSYGHALKTAGRGDEAIAAYRRCIAIEPGFGEAYWSLANLKTFRFDSNDVATMRTQLRRDDLPQEQRAQFEFALGKATEDDEAYAESFAHYAQGNALRRDMIPYDPADARVRVQRSKALFAANFFAERVGWGAEQPDPIFVVGLPRSGSTLIEQILSSHSAVEGTMELPEIISITRELREESIGSGRGSYHDALERKSADEIRALGLAYLGRTRIQRKQDMPFFIDKMPNNFFHVGLIHLILPNAKIIDARRHPLACCFSGFKQYFARGQNFSYGLEDLGHYYRDYVELMAHFDAVLPGRVHRVIYERMVDDTESEVRRLLDYCGLAFEDRCLRFFENNRPVRTASSEQVRRPIYREGIDHWRHFEPWLGPLKTVLGDVLEHYPDPPGFPVGRQQRSNHDTMGDGP; encoded by the coding sequence ATGGTGAGCGCCTCGACTGCCGAAACCACGGATGACCTGCGCGTTGCGTTGACGCATGCCCGCAGCCTTCTGAGCCAGAGCCCGGCCTTGGCTGCCGAGCAAGCGCGAGAAATCCTCCGTGTCGTTCCCGGGCAGTCGGATGCCGAGTTGCTATTGGCCGGCGCTTTGCGTCGCATCGGTGATCTGGACCACGCCCGCGCACTGTTGCATCCGTTGCGCCAGAAGTACCCGCGCTCGGCGCCGATTTGGCTGGAGTGGGGCGAGTTGTGTGCATGCGCCGGCGAAGACGAAATCGCGGCTCGCGCATTGAAGCGGGCCGTCGACCTTGACCCCGGGTTGGTTCGCGGCTGGCTGGCGTTGGCCGACCACTGCAGTGCAACCGAGGACGCTCGCGGTGCAGCGGTCGCCTACGCGCAATTTCTCCGTCACTCGACGCGCGATCCCGAACTGTTGCGCGCTGCGGAGGCGCTCTGCGCGAACCAGATACCCGACGCCGAGCACCTGCTGCGCGTCCGTCTCTACAAGGCGCCGACCGATGTCGCCGCGATCCGGATGCTGGCCGAGGTCGCGGCACGCCTGGGGCGTCACGATGACGCCGAGCACCTGCTTGCTCGTTGCCTCGAACTTTCGCCGCAGTTCGCCGCGGCCCGTCAGCAATACGCGATGCTGCTGCATCGCAACAACAAGCCGCAGCTGGCATTGGCGCAGATCGACTGGTTGCAGCGCGAAGATCCGGGCAATGCCAGCGTCAGCAACTTGAAGGCAGCCGTGTTGTGCCGCACCGGCGACTACGGCCCGGCCATCGATATCTATCGCGACCTGGTCCGCCAGTTTCCGAATCAGGCCAAGTTGTTCCTCAGCTACGGCCATGCGCTGAAGACAGCGGGTCGTGGCGACGAGGCGATTGCGGCCTATCGTCGCTGCATCGCCATCGAACCTGGTTTCGGCGAAGCGTACTGGAGCCTCGCCAACCTCAAGACCTTCCGCTTCGACAGCAATGATGTGGCGACGATGCGGACGCAGTTGCGACGTGACGACTTGCCTCAGGAACAGCGCGCGCAATTCGAGTTCGCGCTGGGCAAGGCGACAGAGGATGACGAAGCCTATGCCGAGTCGTTTGCGCACTACGCGCAAGGCAACGCCTTGCGCCGCGACATGATTCCCTATGACCCCGCCGACGCCAGGGTGAGGGTGCAGCGTTCGAAAGCATTGTTCGCGGCCAACTTCTTTGCTGAACGCGTGGGTTGGGGGGCCGAGCAGCCCGATCCGATCTTCGTGGTTGGGCTGCCGCGCTCCGGCTCGACCCTGATCGAGCAGATCCTGTCGAGCCATTCCGCGGTCGAGGGCACGATGGAGCTGCCCGAAATCATTTCGATCACGCGTGAATTGCGCGAGGAGTCGATCGGTAGCGGTCGCGGTTCCTATCACGATGCGCTCGAACGCAAGTCGGCGGATGAAATTCGCGCCCTAGGCCTTGCCTACCTCGGACGGACGCGCATCCAGCGCAAGCAGGACATGCCGTTCTTCATCGACAAGATGCCGAACAACTTCTTCCATGTCGGCCTGATTCACCTGATCTTGCCGAACGCCAAGATCATCGATGCCCGCCGGCATCCGCTGGCATGCTGCTTTTCCGGGTTCAAGCAGTATTTTGCGCGCGGTCAGAACTTCAGCTACGGGCTGGAGGATCTTGGTCACTACTACCGCGATTACGTCGAGCTGATGGCGCATTTCGACGCCGTGCTCCCGGGGCGGGTGCATCGCGTGATCTACGAGCGGATGGTCGATGACACCGAAAGCGAGGTGCGACGGCTGCTCGACTATTGCGGCCTGGCCTTCGAGGACCGGTGCCTGCGCTTCTTCGAGAACAACCGGCCGGTGCGCACCGCAAGCTCGGAACAGGTGAGGCGTCCGATTTACCGCGAGGGCATCGACCACTGGCGACATTTCGAGCCGTGGTTGGGTCCACTCAAGACGGTCTTGGGCGACGTGCTCGAACACTATCCCGATCCGCCCGGTTTTCCGGTCGGGCGGCAACAACGAAGCAACCACGACACGATGGGAGATGGACCATGA
- a CDS encoding TonB-dependent receptor, translated as MRGNTLTRRTALSRAPLAAAIWLAIGSTVAIAQDSAPAADAEKTSEQKKDDGAVLETITVTAQKRTENLQEVPISLQVLGTETLEELNIGDFDDFAVLLPSVSIDSGGPGFTRVYMRGVASGENGNHSGPQPSVGMYLDEQPITTIVGALDVHVYDMERVESLAGPQGTLYGASSQAGTIRLISNKPDPTAFAAGYGVEVNTVEHGGNGFVTEGFVNLPINESTALRVVGWDKRDAGFVDNVYGERTFPSSGITDDNADLVNDNYNDYKTIGARAALKIDFNDSWSVTPTIMTQRQKQRGIYGYEEAVGDLEVFQTYPERVEDDWRQLALTVQGKVGNFDLTYAFAHLKRDVEGESDYSDYGYWYDTLFGYGTYFYDDNGDLVNPSQYIQSEDGYRKRSHELRIASPAEDRLRFVAGVFWQQQSHDIQQRYKVDDLASDLSVTGWEDTIWLTKQVRQDHDEAIFGELSYDLTEQFTATVGVRSFKAENSLQGFFGFARGYSSQSSRPPEQRYGEAGCAAVYGDDASQWEDFHGAPCNQFQKSTDESDWLGRVNLSYTFDPEHMVYATWSEGYRPGGINRRGTLPPYLSDFLTNWEAGWKTSWADNSVIWNGAVFQEDWDNFQFSLLGLNGLTDIRNANAARIRGLETDLTWAATYNLRLSGGIAMYDAKLTDDYCSETQEDGSLYDVCPADMIGAPSGTRLPISAKFKGNVSARYSWDGEMEPFFMATVSHEGKRESDLRLETRAILGDLPAYTTLDLSAGFNWNTWNIDVFLKNATDERAQFSRSVQCPESVCGEQRYISTNQPRTLGIRVSQEF; from the coding sequence ATGAGGGGCAACACACTTACACGGCGCACGGCATTGTCGCGTGCCCCGCTCGCTGCGGCGATCTGGCTGGCGATCGGCAGCACCGTCGCGATCGCCCAGGACAGCGCGCCCGCTGCGGACGCAGAAAAGACGAGCGAGCAGAAGAAGGACGATGGCGCCGTTCTCGAGACGATCACGGTGACCGCCCAGAAGCGCACCGAGAATCTCCAGGAAGTGCCGATCAGCCTGCAGGTGCTCGGCACCGAGACCCTGGAAGAGCTGAATATCGGCGACTTCGATGACTTCGCGGTGTTGCTGCCCAGCGTATCCATCGACAGCGGTGGCCCTGGCTTCACGCGTGTGTACATGCGCGGCGTCGCGTCCGGCGAAAACGGCAACCATTCCGGTCCGCAGCCGAGCGTCGGCATGTATCTCGACGAACAGCCGATCACCACGATCGTCGGTGCACTCGACGTGCATGTCTACGACATGGAACGGGTCGAATCTCTGGCCGGCCCGCAAGGCACGCTGTACGGCGCTTCATCGCAGGCCGGCACCATCCGCCTGATCTCGAACAAGCCCGACCCGACCGCATTTGCGGCTGGCTATGGCGTCGAGGTGAACACGGTCGAGCACGGCGGCAACGGTTTCGTCACCGAAGGTTTCGTCAATCTGCCGATCAATGAATCGACGGCCTTGCGCGTGGTCGGCTGGGACAAGCGCGACGCCGGCTTCGTCGACAATGTCTACGGCGAACGCACCTTCCCGTCCTCGGGCATTACCGACGACAACGCCGACCTGGTCAACGACAACTACAACGACTACAAGACGATCGGCGCGCGCGCCGCCTTGAAGATCGATTTCAACGACAGCTGGTCGGTGACGCCGACGATCATGACCCAGCGCCAGAAGCAGCGCGGCATCTACGGGTATGAAGAAGCCGTCGGCGATCTCGAAGTGTTCCAGACCTACCCGGAACGGGTCGAAGACGACTGGCGCCAGCTGGCATTGACCGTGCAGGGCAAGGTCGGCAATTTCGACCTGACCTACGCCTTCGCGCACCTCAAGCGCGATGTCGAAGGCGAGTCGGACTATTCCGACTACGGCTACTGGTACGACACCCTGTTCGGCTACGGCACCTATTTCTACGATGACAACGGCGATCTGGTGAATCCGTCTCAGTACATCCAGAGCGAGGACGGCTACCGCAAGCGCAGTCATGAATTGCGCATCGCGTCACCGGCCGAGGATCGCCTGCGTTTCGTCGCCGGCGTGTTCTGGCAACAGCAGTCGCACGACATCCAGCAGCGCTACAAGGTGGATGACCTGGCCTCCGACCTGTCGGTCACCGGTTGGGAAGACACGATCTGGCTGACCAAGCAGGTGCGCCAGGACCACGACGAAGCGATCTTCGGCGAGCTCTCGTACGATCTGACCGAGCAGTTCACCGCGACGGTCGGCGTGCGCTCGTTCAAGGCCGAGAACAGCCTCCAGGGCTTCTTCGGATTTGCACGCGGCTATTCGTCGCAGAGTTCACGTCCGCCGGAACAGCGCTACGGTGAAGCCGGTTGTGCGGCCGTGTACGGTGACGACGCCTCGCAGTGGGAAGACTTCCACGGCGCGCCCTGCAACCAGTTCCAGAAGAGCACCGACGAAAGCGACTGGCTGGGCCGGGTCAACTTGTCGTACACGTTCGATCCGGAACACATGGTCTATGCGACCTGGTCGGAAGGCTATCGCCCGGGCGGCATCAACCGTCGCGGCACACTGCCGCCGTATTTGTCCGACTTCCTGACCAACTGGGAGGCAGGTTGGAAGACCTCATGGGCCGACAACTCGGTGATTTGGAATGGCGCCGTATTCCAGGAAGACTGGGACAACTTCCAGTTCTCATTGTTGGGTCTCAACGGGCTGACCGACATCCGCAACGCAAACGCAGCGCGGATCCGAGGTCTGGAAACCGACCTGACCTGGGCCGCAACCTACAATCTGCGCCTCAGTGGCGGTATCGCGATGTATGACGCCAAGCTGACGGACGACTATTGCAGCGAAACTCAGGAGGATGGGTCCCTGTACGACGTTTGTCCGGCCGACATGATCGGCGCACCGAGTGGAACGCGTTTGCCGATCAGTGCCAAGTTCAAGGGCAATGTCAGCGCGCGCTACAGCTGGGATGGCGAGATGGAGCCGTTCTTCATGGCCACCGTCTCGCACGAAGGCAAGCGTGAGTCCGACCTGCGGCTCGAGACACGCGCGATCCTCGGTGACCTGCCGGCCTATACGACGCTGGACCTGTCGGCCGGATTCAACTGGAACACGTGGAACATCGACGTCTTCCTGAAGAATGCCACCGACGAGCGCGCCCAGTTCAGCCGCTCCGTGCAGTGCCCGGAATCGGTCTGCGGCGAGCAGCGTTATATCTCGACCAATCAGCCGCGCACGCTCGGCATCCGCGTCTCCCAGGAATTCTGA
- the gatA gene encoding Asp-tRNA(Asn)/Glu-tRNA(Gln) amidotransferase subunit GatA, with the protein MSALTLASQRAARAAGRDIVGDARARAESAAGLNALITLGHDGAPASADGRLAGIPFAHKDLFCTQGLRTTCGSKMLADFVPPYDATIVERLAAAGAVSIGKTNMDEFAMGSSNENSASGPVLNPWDTTRVPGGSSGGSAAIVAANVVAFATGSDTGGSVRQPAAFCGVTGFKPTYGRVSRYGMVAYASSLDQAGVIARSAADCAEVLQVMAGHDPRDATSVDRPVDDYRAALGHGVHGLRIGIARELFSAGVRDAMQATVHAALRELEAAGAVLVDIDLPALPLSIPAYYVIAPAEASSNLARYDGVRYGHRAAEVKGLRDLYSHSRAEGFGTEVKRRILTGTYVLSSGYYDAYYLRAQQVRRLIANDFARAFDDVDLIAGPTTPDVAFKLGEKTADPLAMYAADINTVAVNLAGLPAMSVPAGFIDGLPAGLQLIGRAFDEARLFAAGHALQTRSDWHLALAPGALR; encoded by the coding sequence ATGAGTGCGCTGACGCTGGCTTCGCAACGCGCCGCGCGTGCCGCCGGCCGAGATATCGTCGGCGACGCGCGTGCGCGTGCCGAATCCGCTGCGGGACTGAATGCGCTGATCACGCTCGGCCACGACGGGGCCCCGGCGTCCGCCGACGGCAGGCTGGCCGGCATCCCGTTCGCGCACAAGGATCTGTTCTGCACGCAGGGGCTGCGCACGACCTGCGGATCGAAGATGCTAGCCGACTTCGTGCCGCCCTATGACGCGACCATCGTCGAGCGTCTGGCTGCCGCAGGTGCCGTGTCGATCGGCAAGACCAACATGGACGAGTTTGCGATGGGCTCGTCGAACGAAAACAGCGCCTCTGGACCGGTGCTGAATCCGTGGGATACCACGCGCGTGCCGGGTGGCTCGTCGGGCGGCTCGGCGGCCATCGTCGCGGCCAATGTCGTGGCCTTCGCGACCGGCTCGGACACCGGCGGTTCGGTGCGCCAGCCGGCGGCTTTCTGCGGCGTCACCGGCTTCAAGCCCACCTATGGCCGCGTGTCGCGCTACGGCATGGTCGCCTATGCCTCCAGCCTCGATCAGGCCGGCGTGATCGCACGCTCCGCCGCGGATTGTGCCGAGGTGCTGCAGGTGATGGCCGGCCACGATCCGCGTGACGCAACCTCGGTCGACCGCCCGGTCGACGACTACCGCGCCGCGCTCGGACACGGCGTGCACGGACTGCGCATCGGCATCGCGCGCGAACTGTTCAGCGCCGGCGTGCGCGATGCCATGCAAGCGACCGTGCACGCGGCACTGCGCGAACTCGAAGCCGCCGGTGCCGTGCTGGTCGACATCGACCTGCCCGCGCTGCCGCTGTCGATCCCCGCGTATTACGTGATCGCACCGGCGGAAGCGTCGAGCAATCTCGCACGCTATGACGGCGTCCGCTACGGCCACCGCGCCGCCGAGGTGAAGGGTCTGCGCGACCTCTACAGCCACTCGCGCGCCGAAGGATTCGGCACCGAGGTGAAACGGCGCATCCTGACCGGCACCTACGTGTTGTCGTCGGGCTACTACGACGCCTACTACCTGCGTGCACAGCAGGTGCGACGACTGATCGCGAACGACTTCGCGCGCGCGTTCGACGACGTCGACCTGATCGCCGGCCCGACCACGCCCGATGTCGCGTTCAAACTGGGCGAGAAGACCGCCGATCCGCTGGCGATGTATGCCGCCGACATCAACACGGTCGCGGTCAATCTCGCGGGCTTGCCGGCGATGTCGGTACCTGCGGGCTTCATCGATGGCCTGCCCGCCGGCCTGCAACTGATCGGCCGGGCCTTCGACGAGGCCCGCCTGTTCGCCGCCGGGCATGCGCTGCAAACGCGCAGCGACTGGCATCTGGCGCTGGCCCCGGGAGCGCTGCGATGA
- the gatC gene encoding Asp-tRNA(Asn)/Glu-tRNA(Gln) amidotransferase subunit GatC: MALETAQLHRLAHLARLDLPVEEEMRLARDLDGLLGLIAQLQDAPVAGLAPMAHPLDVAAALRPDMVTEADRSGALERIAPEMESGLFLVPKVIE; this comes from the coding sequence ATGGCCCTCGAAACCGCCCAATTGCATCGTCTGGCGCATCTCGCCCGACTCGATCTGCCCGTCGAGGAAGAGATGCGTCTCGCCCGCGATCTCGACGGCTTGCTCGGCTTGATCGCACAACTGCAGGACGCGCCGGTCGCAGGCCTGGCGCCGATGGCGCATCCGCTTGACGTGGCCGCAGCGCTGCGCCCGGACATGGTGACCGAGGCCGACCGGTCCGGCGCGCTCGAACGCATCGCGCCGGAGATGGAATCCGGCCTGTTCCTGGTGCCGAAGGTGATCGAATGA
- a CDS encoding carbohydrate kinase family protein: MSALICGSLAYDTIMVFPDQFKNHILPDKVHILNVSFLVPRMRREFGGCAGNIAYNLKLLGGDPIPMATVGQDFAAYREHFDACGITLRHVKEIEDLYTAQAFITTDLDDNQITAFHPGAMMRSYENHVRDVADVKFGIVGPDGYEAMLQNANEFAELGIPFIFDPGQAMPLFNGRELSQMIEQATYVTVNDYESSLLQERTGWSEKDIASRVQAYLITRGPKGSEVHTKSGMMHIPAATAMRVVDPTGCGDAYRAGLIFGLMNGMDMATAGRIASLMGAIKIEHLGPQNQRFDYDQFADQFRQQFGYALS; this comes from the coding sequence ATGTCGGCACTGATCTGCGGTTCCCTCGCCTACGACACCATCATGGTGTTCCCGGACCAGTTCAAGAACCACATCCTGCCGGACAAGGTGCACATCCTGAACGTGTCCTTCCTGGTGCCACGCATGCGCCGCGAGTTCGGCGGCTGCGCCGGCAATATCGCCTACAACCTGAAGCTGCTGGGCGGCGACCCAATCCCGATGGCCACGGTCGGCCAGGATTTCGCGGCCTATCGCGAACACTTCGACGCTTGCGGCATCACGCTCAGGCACGTCAAGGAGATCGAGGACCTGTACACCGCACAGGCCTTCATCACCACCGATCTCGATGACAACCAGATCACCGCCTTTCATCCCGGCGCGATGATGCGTTCCTACGAGAATCACGTGCGTGACGTGGCTGACGTGAAGTTCGGCATCGTCGGGCCCGATGGTTATGAAGCGATGCTGCAGAACGCGAACGAGTTCGCCGAGCTCGGCATACCCTTCATCTTCGATCCGGGCCAGGCGATGCCCTTGTTCAATGGCCGCGAGCTGTCGCAGATGATCGAACAGGCCACCTACGTGACCGTGAACGATTACGAATCGAGCCTGCTGCAGGAGCGCACCGGCTGGAGCGAGAAGGACATCGCCTCGCGCGTGCAGGCCTACCTGATCACGCGCGGCCCGAAGGGTTCGGAGGTCCACACCAAGTCCGGCATGATGCACATCCCGGCCGCGACGGCGATGCGTGTGGTCGATCCCACCGGCTGCGGCGACGCTTATCGCGCCGGCCTGATCTTCGGGCTGATGAATGGCATGGACATGGCCACTGCCGGCCGCATCGCGTCGCTGATGGGTGCGATCAAGATCGAGCACCTCGGCCCGCAGAACCAGCGCTTCGACTACGACCAGTTCGCCGACCAGTTCCGACAGCAGTTCGGTTACGCCTTGTCCTGA
- the gatB gene encoding Asp-tRNA(Asn)/Glu-tRNA(Gln) amidotransferase subunit GatB produces the protein MSDWQAVIGLEIHVQLSTQSKLFSGASTAYGAEPNTQASFVDVALPGTLPVPNVEAIRKAAMFGLAVGADVAAESIFARKNYFYPDSPKGYQISQYERPIVSGGHVLARLDDGREITVQLTRAHLEEDAGKSVHDAFHAASGIDLNRAGTPLIEVVSEPVLHSSAEAVAYMKAVHRLVRWLGICDGNLQEGSFRCDANVSVHKPGTALGTRCEIKNVNSFRFVEKAIDYEIERQIRAIENGERIVQETRLYDAAANKTRTMRSKEDAEDYRYFPDPDLPPIRITPAEFDTLRAALPELPDTRRARYIDTLGLTPYDADTLTADRATSDYFEAVLVVLPEQAKLAANWVNGELAAALNEAQIEITASRIVAHDLAALLARIVDGTISGKIAKDVFAAMWAGEGSADAIIDARGLRQISDTGAIGKVLDDLLAQFPDQVEKYRGGDAKLFQFLVGQAMKATKGKANPAQVNELLRERLDASR, from the coding sequence ATGAGCGACTGGCAGGCCGTCATCGGTCTCGAAATCCACGTGCAGTTGAGCACGCAGAGCAAGCTGTTCTCGGGCGCATCCACGGCCTATGGCGCCGAACCGAACACCCAGGCGAGCTTCGTCGATGTCGCGCTGCCGGGCACTCTGCCGGTGCCGAATGTCGAGGCGATCCGCAAGGCCGCGATGTTCGGCCTGGCCGTCGGTGCCGACGTGGCCGCAGAATCGATCTTCGCGCGCAAGAACTACTTTTACCCGGACTCTCCCAAGGGCTACCAGATCTCGCAGTACGAACGTCCGATCGTGTCCGGTGGCCACGTGCTCGCGCGTCTCGACGACGGCCGCGAAATCACCGTGCAGTTGACCCGCGCGCATCTCGAGGAGGACGCCGGCAAGTCGGTGCACGATGCCTTCCATGCCGCCTCCGGCATCGACCTGAATCGCGCCGGCACGCCCTTGATCGAAGTGGTTTCGGAACCGGTCCTGCATTCGTCGGCCGAGGCCGTGGCGTACATGAAGGCGGTGCATCGCCTGGTGCGCTGGCTCGGCATCTGCGACGGCAACCTGCAGGAAGGCTCGTTCCGCTGCGACGCCAACGTCTCGGTGCACAAACCCGGTACGGCGCTCGGCACGCGCTGCGAGATCAAGAACGTCAACTCGTTCCGCTTCGTCGAAAAGGCCATCGACTACGAGATCGAACGCCAGATCCGGGCGATCGAGAACGGCGAACGCATCGTCCAGGAAACGCGTCTGTACGATGCCGCCGCGAACAAGACGCGGACCATGCGCAGCAAGGAAGACGCCGAGGATTACCGCTATTTCCCGGACCCGGACCTACCGCCGATTCGCATCACGCCCGCCGAATTCGACACGTTGCGTGCCGCGCTGCCGGAACTGCCGGATACGCGCCGGGCACGCTACATCGACACGCTCGGCCTGACCCCCTACGACGCCGACACGCTCACCGCAGACCGTGCCACCAGCGACTATTTCGAAGCCGTGCTTGTGGTGCTGCCGGAACAGGCGAAGCTGGCCGCGAACTGGGTCAACGGCGAACTGGCTGCAGCGCTGAACGAGGCGCAGATCGAGATCACCGCATCGCGCATCGTTGCCCATGATCTTGCCGCGCTGCTCGCACGCATCGTCGACGGCACCATCAGCGGCAAGATCGCCAAGGACGTGTTCGCGGCGATGTGGGCCGGAGAAGGCTCGGCCGACGCCATCATCGACGCGCGCGGCCTGCGCCAGATCAGCGATACCGGCGCGATCGGGAAGGTACTCGACGACCTGCTGGCGCAATTCCCGGACCAGGTCGAGAAATATCGCGGCGGCGACGCGAAACTGTTTCAGTTCCTCGTCGGCCAGGCCATGAAGGCGACCAAGGGCAAGGCCAACCCGGCTCAGGTCAACGAACTGTTGCGCGAACGCCTCGACGCGAGCCGCTAG